A window from Solanum stenotomum isolate F172 chromosome 5, ASM1918654v1, whole genome shotgun sequence encodes these proteins:
- the LOC125866280 gene encoding uncharacterized protein LOC125866280 — MTQVDLESLVPTNSGGSNDRKIVCETLAKAAGVKPEKNDIPDDEKELPPDFPPESFCLSKDAELDWFDRNAVLERKESAKGNSSHGANVTSNLHPNLNSNSQRIPLTLKTKTTFFGLPKSSSVDPKRKTCKPANIRFFPTKRSESALKAVSAPEPVSPKVSCMGRVRSKKGRRRSCEASQKCEISFQRSKSSRTPKRKVGFYTRVLSIFGFSRSNIKPVKDSIERTHDSIPEEPVPPRKSNAVVIEKVRKVPVSFEPVSVSDSSGLGGMMRFTSGRRSESWAADEIDAVLSELGTDRKVGPNIRN, encoded by the coding sequence ATGACTCAAGTTGATTTGGAATCACTGGTTCCAACTAATTCAGGCGGAAGTAATGACCGGAAAATTGTATGTGAAACACTGGCGAAAGCCGCCGGCGTCAAACCGGAGAAAAATGATATTCCAGACGACGAAAAGGAACTTCCGCCGGATTTCCCGCCGGAATCATTCTGCCTTTCGAAAGATGCTGAACTCGATTGGTTTGATAGAAACGCTGTTCTGGAGCGTAAGGAATCAGCAAAAGGTAACAGTTCACACGGAGCGAATGTGACTTCAAATTTGCATCcaaatttgaattcaaactcACAACGAATTCCATTGACTTTGAAAACTAAAACTACTTTCTTCGGTTTACCGAAGAGTAGTTCCGTTGATCCGAAGAGGAAAACATGTAAACCGGCGAATATACGTTTTTTTCCGACGAAACGATCTGAATCGGCATTGAAAGCGGTTTCCGCTCCTGAACCGGTATCTCCGAAGGTATCATGTATGGGAAGAGTGAGATCGAAGAAAGGTCGCCGGCGAtcatgtgaagcatcacaaaaATGTGAAATATCATTCCAGAGATCAAAAAGCAGCAGAACACCTAAACGGAAAGTCGGATTCTATACACGAGTGCTTTCAATATTCGGATTCAGTCGGAGTAATATCAAACCGGTGAAGGATAGTATAGAGAGAACGCATGATTCCATACCGGAAGAGCCAGTTCCGCCGAGAAAGAGCAACGCTGTGGTAATCGAAAAGGTTCGTAAAGTTCCGGTGAGTTTTGAACCGGTTTCGGTTTCCGATTCAAGCGGTTTAGGAGGGATGATGAGGTTCACGTCGGGCCGGAGATCGGAATCCTGGGCCGCCGATGAGATCGATGCAGTGCTTTCAGAGTTGGGTACAGATAGAAAAGTGGGTCCCAATATAAGAAATTGA